One window of the Fusobacterium animalis 7_1 genome contains the following:
- a CDS encoding tetratricopeptide repeat protein, translating into MGKIISKKDEEFFENVEYFSEIIDRINDIQINNNYSNEEMDNDLDVALWRAFVYINLWSYKGYARAEKILKKVENKGIKNPIWCYRYAVSIARLRKYEEALKYFLIGTEVDSTYPWNWLELGRLYYKFGKLDKVYKCIEKGLELVPNDYEFLTLKDDVKNDRGYFYSINHYINEEVDKTENRGLDYSDDKEWEKFKKETHYGEKCI; encoded by the coding sequence ATGGGAAAAATTATTAGTAAAAAAGATGAAGAATTTTTTGAAAATGTAGAATATTTTAGTGAAATTATAGATAGAATAAACGACATTCAAATTAATAATAATTATTCTAATGAAGAAATGGATAATGATTTAGATGTAGCACTTTGGAGAGCTTTTGTATATATTAATTTATGGAGTTATAAAGGATATGCAAGAGCAGAAAAGATACTAAAAAAAGTAGAAAACAAAGGAATAAAAAATCCTATTTGGTGTTATAGATATGCAGTTTCTATTGCAAGACTTAGAAAATATGAAGAGGCTTTAAAATACTTTTTAATAGGAACAGAAGTTGATTCTACATATCCTTGGAACTGGTTGGAACTTGGTAGATTGTATTATAAATTTGGAAAACTTGACAAAGTTTATAAATGTATAGAAAAAGGTTTAGAACTTGTTCCAAATGACTATGAATTTTTAACTTTAAAAGATGATGTAAAAAATGATAGAGGATATTTTTATTCCATTAATCACTATATAAATGAAGAAGTTGATAAAACAGAAAATAGAGGATTAGATTATAGTGATGATAAAGAGTGGGAAAAATTTAAAAAAGAAACTCATTATGGAGAAAAATGTATCTAA
- a CDS encoding response regulator transcription factor, with amino-acid sequence MIKILLVEDDKNIQRLLTLELRHKGYLVDSAYDGEQGMELFTKNYYDVILLDLMLPKKSGKELCQEFRKLNNTPIIIITAKDSILDKVELLDLGANDYICKPFAMEELLARIRVATRNKENSVDKQFYLEKDIKLDLSAKRVYLQEEEVNLTKTEFLILEYFMKNKGLSCSREKIIIGVWGYDFDGEEKIVDVYINSLRKKIDVDNKYIHTIRGFGYMFQYKEA; translated from the coding sequence ATGATAAAAATTTTATTAGTAGAAGATGATAAAAACATTCAAAGACTTTTAACATTAGAACTAAGACATAAAGGATATTTAGTTGATTCGGCCTATGATGGTGAACAAGGTATGGAATTATTTACAAAAAATTATTATGATGTTATATTGCTTGATTTAATGTTACCCAAAAAATCTGGTAAGGAATTATGTCAAGAATTTAGAAAATTAAATAACACTCCAATTATAATAATAACAGCAAAAGATTCAATTTTAGATAAAGTTGAGCTTTTAGATTTAGGTGCAAATGATTATATCTGTAAACCTTTTGCAATGGAAGAATTGTTAGCTAGAATTAGGGTGGCAACAAGAAATAAAGAAAATTCTGTTGATAAACAATTCTATTTAGAAAAAGATATTAAATTAGATTTATCTGCTAAAAGAGTTTATTTGCAAGAAGAAGAAGTAAATCTTACAAAGACAGAATTTTTAATCTTAGAATATTTTATGAAAAATAAAGGATTATCTTGTTCAAGAGAAAAAATTATAATAGGTGTCTGGGGATATGATTTTGATGGTGAAGAAAAAATTGTAGATGTATATATTAATTCACTAAGAAAAAAAATAGATGTGGATAATAAATATATCCATACTATTCGTGGTTTTGGGTATATGTTTCAGTATAAAGAGGCTTAA
- a CDS encoding glycosyltransferase family 2 protein: MKRISVIAPIYNEKENIELLVEKIKTTLKDRFTSYEIILVDDGSTDGSSELIEKIASTDPHIKDYHFTKNNGQTAALSAGFKYCTGDIIVTMDSDLQTDPEDIYLMLPYLDKYDMVNGKRTTREDGFKRKISSLIGNGVRNFITKDNIKDTGCPLKLFKKDVVKSFYLFEGMHRFLPTLAKINGFSVIEVPVRHFDRMYGKSKYGIRNRLWKGLKDVFAVRWMSKRKINYELKKEGK; this comes from the coding sequence ATGAAAAGAATATCAGTTATTGCACCAATCTATAATGAAAAAGAAAATATTGAGCTTTTGGTTGAAAAAATTAAAACCACTTTAAAAGATAGATTTACTTCTTATGAAATTATTTTAGTTGATGATGGAAGTACAGACGGTAGTAGTGAGCTAATTGAAAAAATTGCTTCTACTGACCCACATATCAAAGATTATCACTTTACAAAAAATAATGGTCAGACAGCAGCTTTATCAGCAGGTTTTAAATATTGCACAGGAGATATAATTGTAACTATGGACTCGGATTTACAAACTGATCCAGAAGATATTTATCTTATGTTACCCTATTTAGATAAATATGATATGGTAAATGGAAAAAGAACAACAAGAGAAGATGGTTTTAAAAGAAAAATATCATCTTTGATTGGAAATGGAGTAAGAAATTTTATAACTAAGGATAACATAAAGGACACTGGTTGTCCTCTTAAATTATTTAAAAAAGATGTAGTAAAATCTTTTTATTTATTTGAAGGAATGCATAGATTTTTACCAACACTTGCAAAAATAAATGGTTTTTCTGTTATTGAAGTTCCTGTACGCCATTTTGATAGAATGTATGGAAAATCTAAATATGGTATTCGGAATAGATTATGGAAAGGTTTAAAAGATGTCTTTGCTGTTAGATGGATGAGTAAGAGAAAAATTAATTATGAGTTAAAGAAAGAAGGTAAATAA
- a CDS encoding lysophospholipid acyltransferase family protein: MEENKKYRILGTLLYYILKIISSTLKIEIINKYGIDMQKPHIYGFWHSKLFITPIFFKDVEKKLAMSSPTKDGELISVPLEKMGYVLVRGSSDKNQISSTISLLKYLKKGYSIGTPLDGPKGPKERPKKGLLYLSQKTSIPLVPVGISYSKKWILKKTWDKFEIPKPFSKVKIFLSKPITISDKDDLDKYTEIIENGINSLNNQIEFR, encoded by the coding sequence ATGGAAGAAAATAAAAAATATAGAATTTTAGGAACATTACTTTATTATATATTAAAAATAATATCTTCTACTTTAAAAATAGAAATTATAAATAAATATGGAATTGATATGCAAAAACCTCATATTTATGGATTTTGGCACAGTAAACTTTTTATAACACCAATATTTTTTAAAGATGTTGAAAAAAAACTTGCAATGTCAAGTCCAACAAAAGATGGAGAGCTAATTTCTGTTCCTCTTGAAAAAATGGGTTATGTTCTAGTGAGAGGTTCATCTGATAAAAATCAAATTTCAAGTACAATATCACTTTTAAAATATCTAAAAAAAGGATATTCAATAGGAACTCCATTAGATGGACCAAAAGGACCAAAAGAAAGACCTAAAAAAGGACTTTTATATCTATCTCAAAAAACTTCTATACCACTTGTTCCAGTTGGAATTTCATATAGTAAAAAATGGATATTAAAAAAGACTTGGGATAAATTTGAGATACCCAAACCTTTTTCAAAAGTAAAAATCTTTTTAAGTAAACCAATAACAATTAGTGATAAAGATGATTTAGATAAATATACAGAAATTATAGAAAATGGAATTAATAGTTTAAATAATCAAATAGAATTTAGATAA
- the galU gene encoding UTP--glucose-1-phosphate uridylyltransferase GalU, protein MKKVTKAVIPAAGLGTRVLPATKALPKEMLTIVDKPSLQYIVEELVASGITDILIITGRNKNSIEDHFDFSYELENTLKNDNKLDLLEKVSHISNIANIYYVRQNMPLGLGHAILKAKSFIGDEPFVIALGDDIIYNPEKPVAKQMIEKYELYGKSMIGCQEVAKEDVSKYGIAKLGNKLDETTYQMLDFLEKPSVNDAPSRTACLGRYLLSGKVFKYLEETKPGKNGEIQLTDGILAMMRDNEEVLAYNFIGKRYDIGSKFGLLKANIEFGLRNEETKEDIKEYLKKLDIKKI, encoded by the coding sequence ATGAAAAAAGTTACTAAGGCTGTTATACCTGCTGCTGGTTTAGGAACAAGAGTTTTACCAGCAACAAAGGCTTTACCAAAGGAAATGCTTACAATAGTTGATAAACCCTCTTTACAATATATAGTTGAGGAGTTAGTTGCCTCTGGAATAACTGACATTCTAATAATAACAGGAAGAAATAAAAATTCAATAGAGGACCATTTTGATTTTTCTTATGAGTTAGAAAATACTTTAAAAAATGATAATAAATTAGATTTATTAGAAAAGGTTTCACATATATCAAATATTGCAAATATCTATTATGTAAGACAAAATATGCCACTTGGTTTAGGACATGCAATTTTAAAAGCTAAATCTTTTATTGGAGATGAACCTTTTGTTATTGCTCTAGGAGATGATATAATATACAATCCTGAAAAACCAGTTGCAAAACAGATGATAGAAAAATATGAACTTTATGGGAAAAGTATGATAGGCTGTCAAGAAGTAGCAAAAGAAGATGTTTCTAAATATGGTATAGCAAAATTAGGAAATAAATTAGATGAAACAACTTATCAAATGTTAGATTTTTTAGAAAAGCCCTCTGTAAATGATGCTCCTTCAAGAACTGCTTGTTTAGGAAGGTATCTACTTTCTGGAAAGGTATTTAAGTATTTAGAAGAAACAAAGCCAGGAAAAAATGGTGAAATCCAATTAACCGATGGAATACTTGCTATGATGAGAGATAATGAAGAAGTTTTAGCATATAATTTTATTGGAAAAAGATACGATATAGGAAGTAAATTTGGACTACTTAAAGCTAATATTGAGTTTGGACTTAGAAATGAAGAAACAAAAGAAGATATTAAAGAATATCTAAAAAAATTAGATATAAAAAAAATATAA
- the metG gene encoding methionine--tRNA ligase has translation MKKNFFVSTPIYYVNGDPHVGSAYTTIAADVINRYNKAMGMDTYFMTGLDEHGQKVEQAAEQNGYTPQAWTDKMTPNFKNMWAALNIKYDDFIRTTEDRHKKAVKRILDMVNAKGDIYKGEYEGKYCISCETFFPENQLDGSNKCPDCGKELRVLKEESYFFKMSKYADALLKHIEEHPDFILPHSRRNEVISFIKQGLQDLSISRNTFTWGIPIDFAPGHITYVWFDALTNYITSAGFENDEKKFDKFWNNARVVHLIGKDIIRFHAIIWPCMLLSAGIKLPDSIVAHGWWTSEGEKMSKSRGNVVNPYDEIKKYGVDAFRYYLLREANFGTDGDYSTKGIIGRLNSDLANDLGNLLNRTLGMYKKYFNGVVVASSTTEPIDNEIKSMFNDVIKDVEKYMYLFEFSRALETIWKFISRLNKYIDETMPWSLAKDETKKARLATVMNILCEGLYKIAFLIAPYMPESAQKISNQLGIDKDITNIKFDDIKEWHIFKAGHKLGEASPIFPRIEIEKEEVVESKKELKVENPIDIKEFNKVEIKVVEILDVDKVKDADKLLKFKVFDGEFERQIISGLAKFYPDFKKLIGEKVLAVANLKFTKLKGEISQGMLLTTEDKNGVSLIKIDKSIEAGAIVS, from the coding sequence ATGAAAAAGAATTTTTTTGTTAGTACACCAATATACTATGTAAATGGTGATCCCCATGTAGGAAGTGCATACACAACAATAGCAGCAGATGTTATAAATAGATATAATAAAGCGATGGGAATGGATACTTATTTTATGACAGGACTTGATGAACACGGGCAAAAAGTAGAACAAGCAGCAGAACAAAATGGTTATACTCCACAAGCATGGACAGATAAAATGACTCCTAATTTTAAAAATATGTGGGCAGCCTTAAATATCAAATATGATGATTTTATAAGAACGACAGAAGATAGACATAAAAAAGCAGTAAAAAGAATTTTAGATATGGTTAATGCAAAAGGAGATATCTATAAAGGAGAATATGAAGGAAAGTATTGTATTTCTTGTGAAACATTTTTTCCAGAAAATCAGTTAGATGGAAGTAACAAATGTCCTGATTGTGGAAAAGAACTTAGAGTTTTAAAAGAAGAATCCTATTTCTTTAAAATGTCAAAATATGCAGATGCATTACTTAAACATATAGAAGAACATCCAGATTTTATTTTGCCTCATTCTCGTAGAAATGAAGTAATTTCTTTTATAAAACAAGGTTTACAAGATTTATCTATATCAAGAAATACATTTACTTGGGGAATTCCAATAGATTTTGCACCTGGTCATATTACTTATGTTTGGTTTGATGCTTTGACAAACTATATTACATCAGCTGGATTTGAAAATGATGAAAAGAAGTTTGATAAATTTTGGAACAATGCAAGAGTTGTACATTTAATAGGAAAGGATATAATAAGGTTTCATGCTATTATCTGGCCTTGTATGCTTTTATCAGCAGGAATTAAATTACCAGACAGTATAGTTGCACATGGTTGGTGGACATCAGAGGGAGAAAAGATGTCTAAGTCAAGAGGTAATGTTGTAAATCCTTATGATGAAATCAAAAAATATGGAGTAGATGCTTTTAGATATTATCTTTTAAGAGAAGCAAACTTTGGAACTGATGGAGATTATTCTACAAAAGGTATAATAGGAAGATTAAATTCAGATTTAGCAAACGATTTAGGAAATTTATTAAATAGAACATTGGGAATGTATAAAAAATATTTTAATGGTGTAGTAGTTGCTTCTTCAACTACCGAACCAATAGATAATGAAATTAAATCTATGTTTAATGATGTGATTAAAGATGTTGAAAAATATATGTATTTATTTGAATTTTCAAGAGCATTAGAAACAATTTGGAAATTTATTTCAAGATTGAATAAATATATAGATGAAACTATGCCTTGGTCATTAGCAAAAGATGAAACTAAAAAAGCTAGACTTGCTACTGTTATGAATATTTTATGTGAAGGACTATATAAAATAGCATTTTTAATAGCTCCATATATGCCAGAGTCAGCTCAAAAAATATCTAATCAACTAGGTATAGATAAAGACATAACTAATATAAAATTTGATGATATAAAAGAATGGCATATTTTTAAAGCTGGACATAAACTTGGAGAAGCAAGCCCAATATTCCCAAGAATAGAAATTGAAAAAGAAGAAGTAGTTGAAAGTAAAAAAGAATTAAAAGTAGAAAATCCAATAGATATTAAAGAATTTAATAAGGTTGAAATTAAAGTTGTTGAGATTTTAGATGTTGATAAAGTTAAAGATGCAGATAAACTTCTTAAATTTAAAGTTTTTGATGGAGAATTTGAAAGACAAATAATTTCAGGACTTGCAAAATTTTATCCAGATTTTAAAAAATTAATTGGTGAAAAAGTTTTAGCAGTTGCTAATTTGAAATTTACTAAATTAAAGGGAGAAATATCACAAGGAATGTTACTTACAACAGAAGATAAAAATGGAGTTTCACTGATAAAAATTGATAAATCAATAGAAGCTGGAGCCATTGTGAGTTAG
- a CDS encoding OmpA family protein — MKNKKIIASCMLALSLVGCTGFEAGNGGYTTGGAAGGAAVGALAGQIIGKDTKGTLIGAAVGSLVGMGWGAYRDNQERELKAKLQGTQAQVKKEGNALVINLPGGVTFASDSANISSGFYSALNGIAQSLNNYPETRIQVNGYTDNTGKDAHNQELSQRRANAVAQYLIAQGVSSSRIIANGFGSSNPIASNSTPDGRLQNRRVEIKILPAQ, encoded by the coding sequence ATGAAAAATAAAAAAATAATTGCAAGTTGTATGCTAGCTTTATCATTAGTTGGATGTACTGGCTTTGAAGCAGGTAATGGTGGATATACAACTGGTGGAGCCGCTGGTGGAGCTGCTGTTGGAGCTTTAGCAGGACAAATAATTGGTAAAGATACAAAAGGAACTTTAATTGGTGCCGCTGTTGGTTCTTTAGTAGGAATGGGCTGGGGAGCTTACAGAGATAATCAAGAAAGAGAATTAAAAGCTAAACTTCAAGGTACTCAAGCACAAGTTAAAAAAGAAGGTAATGCATTAGTTATAAACCTTCCAGGAGGAGTTACTTTTGCAAGTGATAGTGCAAATATATCTTCTGGTTTCTATTCAGCACTTAATGGAATTGCTCAATCTTTAAATAACTATCCAGAAACTAGAATACAAGTAAATGGATATACAGATAATACTGGTAAAGATGCTCATAACCAAGAATTATCTCAAAGAAGAGCAAATGCAGTTGCACAATATCTTATAGCACAAGGTGTTTCATCTAGTAGAATAATTGCAAATGGTTTTGGAAGTTCAAATCCTATTGCTTCTAACTCAACACCAGATGGAAGATTACAAAATAGAAGAGTTGAAATAAAAATATTACCAGCTCAATAG
- the sppA gene encoding signal peptide peptidase SppA produces the protein MKILHYLKRFILFVIKEVLSFFIKLFLFLFIVGIIISAVIKNFEKKPTVAIKDKAYILINLADSYNERLLKSNLFEDDSISFYTLLQSVENASYDDRVEGIILKMNGDSLSYAQSEELAHELSMARAADKKIIAYFENVGRKNYYLASYANEIYMPSANSTNVNIYPYFREEFYIKKLADKFGVKFNIIHVGDYKSYMENLASSTMSKEAREDTVRILDKNYNNFLDIVSLNRKLNRDDLDKIIKDGDLVAASSVDLMNNKLIDKYAYWDNIISMVGGKDKIITIQDYTKNYYKEENLESSNNVVYVIPLEGDIVESETEVFAGEENINVAETLEKLNIAKENNKIKAVVLRINSPGGSALTSDIIAEKIKELASEKPVYVSMSSVAASGGYYISANADKIFVDRNTITGSIGVVSILPDFSKLITDNGVNIEKISEGEYSDLYSSDTFTEKKYNKIYNSNLKVYDDFLNVVSKARKIDKEKLKTIAEGRIWTGEEAVKIGLADEIGGLNEAIYGIAEDNDMDEYSIVVAKDKFELGNIYRKYSRYIKMDTKDLIKEKIFKDYLYNKPVTYLPYDVLD, from the coding sequence ATGAAAATTTTACACTATCTAAAAAGATTTATATTGTTTGTGATAAAAGAAGTTTTATCATTCTTTATAAAATTATTTTTGTTCTTATTTATTGTTGGCATTATCATAAGTGCTGTTATTAAAAATTTTGAGAAGAAACCAACAGTGGCTATAAAGGATAAAGCCTATATTTTAATAAATCTAGCGGATAGTTACAATGAAAGGCTATTAAAATCAAATTTATTTGAAGATGATTCTATAAGTTTTTATACTTTATTACAAAGTGTTGAAAATGCTTCTTATGACGATAGAGTTGAAGGAATTATTTTAAAAATGAATGGAGATTCTTTAAGTTATGCTCAAAGTGAGGAACTAGCACATGAGTTATCAATGGCAAGAGCAGCTGATAAAAAAATAATTGCTTATTTTGAAAATGTTGGTAGAAAAAATTATTACCTAGCTTCTTATGCTAATGAAATATATATGCCAAGTGCTAATTCAACAAATGTAAATATATATCCATATTTTAGAGAAGAATTTTATATTAAAAAATTAGCTGATAAATTTGGTGTGAAATTCAATATTATTCATGTTGGAGATTATAAAAGCTATATGGAAAATCTAGCTAGCAGCACAATGTCAAAGGAGGCAAGGGAAGACACTGTTAGAATTTTAGACAAAAATTATAATAATTTTTTAGATATAGTTTCATTGAATAGAAAATTAAATAGAGATGATTTAGATAAAATAATAAAAGATGGAGATTTAGTTGCAGCATCTTCTGTTGATTTGATGAATAATAAATTAATTGATAAGTATGCATATTGGGATAATATTATATCTATGGTTGGTGGCAAAGATAAAATTATAACTATTCAAGATTATACAAAAAACTATTATAAGGAAGAAAACTTAGAAAGCTCTAATAATGTTGTATATGTAATTCCTTTAGAAGGGGATATTGTTGAGTCAGAGACAGAAGTTTTTGCTGGTGAAGAAAATATAAATGTTGCTGAAACTTTAGAAAAATTAAATATTGCAAAAGAAAATAATAAAATAAAAGCTGTTGTATTAAGAATAAACTCTCCTGGTGGTTCTGCATTAACATCTGATATAATAGCAGAAAAAATTAAAGAGTTAGCTTCTGAAAAACCAGTATATGTTTCAATGTCAAGTGTTGCAGCATCTGGAGGTTATTATATTTCAGCAAATGCTGATAAAATTTTTGTAGATAGAAATACAATAACAGGCTCTATTGGGGTTGTAAGTATTTTACCTGATTTTTCTAAATTGATAACAGATAATGGTGTTAATATAGAAAAGATTTCAGAAGGAGAATATTCTGACTTGTATTCATCTGATACTTTTACAGAAAAAAAATATAATAAGATATATAATTCAAACTTAAAAGTTTATGATGATTTCTTGAATGTAGTATCAAAAGCTAGAAAAATAGATAAAGAAAAGCTAAAAACTATTGCAGAAGGTAGAATTTGGACAGGAGAAGAAGCTGTAAAAATAGGTTTAGCAGATGAAATTGGTGGATTGAATGAAGCTATCTATGGCATAGCAGAAGATAATGATATGGACGAATATTCTATTGTAGTAGCAAAAGATAAATTTGAATTAGGAAATATTTATAGAAAATATTCAAGATATATTAAGATGGATACAAAAGATTTAATTAAGGAAAAGATTTTTAAAGACTATTTATATAATAAACCAGTTACATATTTACCTTATGATGTTTTAGATTAA
- a CDS encoding sirohydrochlorin cobaltochelatase codes for MSKKALFMVHFGTTHNDTKELTIDKMNRKFADEFKDYNLFTAYTSRIVLKKLKDRGEFLSTPIRVLNSLADQGYEELLVQTSHIIPGIEYENLVREVNSFSNKFKSIKIGKPLLYYIDDYRKCVEALADEYVPKNKKEALVLVCHGTDSPLATSYAMIEYVFDEYGYDNVFVVCTKAYPLMDTLIKKLKKAGIEEVRLAPFMFVAGEHAKNDMAVTYKKELEENGFKVNQVILKGLGEFDAIQNIFLNHLKKAIEKDDEDIADFKKEYSEKYL; via the coding sequence ATGTCTAAAAAAGCATTATTTATGGTACATTTTGGGACTACTCATAATGATACAAAAGAACTTACAATAGATAAAATGAATAGAAAGTTTGCTGATGAATTTAAAGATTATAATTTATTTACTGCATACACATCAAGAATTGTTTTAAAAAAATTAAAAGATAGAGGGGAGTTTCTTAGTACACCAATTAGAGTTTTAAATTCTTTGGCAGACCAAGGGTATGAAGAATTACTTGTTCAAACTTCCCATATTATCCCAGGTATTGAATATGAAAATTTAGTAAGAGAAGTAAATTCTTTTTCTAATAAATTTAAGAGCATAAAGATAGGAAAGCCTCTTCTATATTATATTGATGATTATAGAAAATGTGTTGAAGCCTTGGCAGATGAATATGTTCCAAAAAATAAAAAAGAAGCTCTTGTTCTTGTTTGCCATGGAACAGATTCTCCACTTGCTACAAGTTATGCTATGATAGAATACGTTTTTGATGAATATGGCTATGATAATGTTTTTGTAGTTTGTACAAAGGCTTATCCTCTAATGGATACTCTTATTAAGAAACTTAAAAAAGCGGGTATTGAAGAAGTAAGACTTGCTCCATTTATGTTTGTAGCAGGAGAGCATGCAAAAAATGATATGGCAGTAACTTATAAAAAGGAACTTGAAGAAAATGGTTTTAAAGTAAATCAAGTAATTTTAAAAGGTTTAGGAGAATTTGATGCAATTCAAAATATCTTTTTAAATCATTTAAAAAAAGCTATTGAAAAAGATGATGAAGATATTGCTGATTTTAAAAAAGAATATAGTGAAAAATATCTATAA
- a CDS encoding YbaB/EbfC family nucleoid-associated protein, translated as MVRKLKGTKATAGGNQADIVKQAQAMQQQMLEVQEQLKSKEVSSSVGGGAVSVKVNGQKELIEVKLSDEVLKDAANDKEMLEDLILTAVKDAMAKAEELAEGEMAKVTGGINIPGLF; from the coding sequence ATGGTTAGAAAACTAAAAGGGACAAAAGCAACAGCAGGAGGAAATCAAGCTGATATTGTTAAACAAGCACAAGCAATGCAACAACAAATGTTAGAAGTTCAAGAACAATTGAAATCTAAGGAAGTTAGTTCATCAGTTGGTGGAGGAGCTGTTTCAGTAAAAGTAAATGGACAAAAAGAACTTATAGAAGTAAAATTATCTGATGAAGTATTAAAAGATGCTGCAAATGATAAAGAAATGTTAGAAGATTTGATACTTACAGCTGTTAAAGATGCAATGGCCAAGGCTGAAGAATTAGCTGAAGGAGAAATGGCGAAAGTAACAGGTGGAATAAATATTCCTGGTTTATTCTAA
- a CDS encoding ArnT family glycosyltransferase, translated as MFSTKRKDIFVLIVLSIFALLSFIWIREIDSAEARNLISAREILQNSNWWTPTVNGHFYFENPPLPIWLTAFVMMITHSHSEVILRLPNMLCCIFTVLFLYRSMIRIKKDRLFAFLCSFILLSTFMFIKLGAENSWNIYTYSFAFCASLAFYVYIKYGEKKNLYRMGILLTLSFLSKGPVGFYSLFVPFLLAHYVIFPKEIFTKKTLSVIFSLIISIVIASIWGISMYFNHGNYFLDVLKNEVSAWSTKHHHSFIFYTDFVVYMGSWMFFSIYVLFKIPKEKESKVFYLWTILVLIFISLIQMKNKKYGLPLYLTSSITIGQLCIYYFRKPYLELKKREKTLLIIQQLFLIFVVIGSLVFLTIFGLIKKEISFGLFFLYAILHLSFLFLFAVGYTEISYAKRVIIFTGLTMLLVNFSSSWILESKFMKNNLLRFRIPVSQEVAENPAPIYSQDFDIEDVWRLGKEVKSLNKNIPDERIIFFLGKDEPKELLKTYEIKKVYDYQKVTHDMERLYLLEKIY; from the coding sequence ATGTTTTCAACTAAAAGAAAAGATATCTTTGTTTTGATAGTTCTTTCTATTTTTGCTCTTTTATCATTTATTTGGATAAGAGAAATAGACAGTGCAGAAGCAAGAAATCTTATATCAGCTCGTGAAATTTTACAAAATTCTAATTGGTGGACACCCACTGTGAATGGACATTTTTATTTTGAAAATCCCCCTTTACCAATTTGGTTGACTGCTTTTGTGATGATGATAACTCATTCTCATTCAGAAGTTATTTTAAGATTGCCAAATATGCTATGTTGTATTTTCACAGTTTTATTTTTATATAGAAGTATGATTAGAATAAAAAAAGATAGGCTATTTGCCTTTTTATGTTCTTTTATCTTATTAAGTACCTTTATGTTTATAAAATTAGGTGCTGAAAATAGCTGGAATATTTATACTTATTCTTTCGCCTTTTGTGCTTCATTAGCTTTTTATGTGTACATAAAATATGGCGAAAAAAAGAATTTATATAGAATGGGTATTTTATTAACATTATCATTTTTAAGTAAAGGACCTGTTGGATTTTATTCATTGTTTGTACCTTTTTTGCTTGCTCATTATGTAATTTTCCCAAAAGAAATATTTACAAAAAAGACTTTATCTGTGATTTTTTCATTGATTATATCTATTGTTATTGCTTCTATTTGGGGAATTTCAATGTATTTTAATCATGGAAATTATTTCTTAGATGTATTAAAAAATGAAGTTTCAGCTTGGTCAACAAAACATCATCATAGTTTTATATTTTATACAGATTTTGTTGTTTATATGGGATCTTGGATGTTTTTTTCTATCTATGTTCTATTTAAAATTCCCAAGGAAAAAGAAAGTAAAGTTTTTTATCTTTGGACTATATTAGTTTTAATTTTTATATCATTGATACAGATGAAAAATAAAAAATATGGTTTACCTCTATATTTAACTTCATCAATAACTATTGGGCAACTATGTATATATTATTTTAGAAAACCTTACCTTGAATTAAAGAAAAGGGAAAAGACATTGCTTATAATACAACAACTTTTTTTAATTTTTGTAGTAATAGGAAGTTTAGTGTTTTTAACCATTTTTGGTCTTATTAAAAAAGAAATTTCTTTTGGATTATTTTTTCTATATGCTATTTTACATCTTTCATTTTTGTTCTTATTTGCAGTAGGTTACACAGAAATAAGTTATGCCAAAAGGGTTATAATTTTTACTGGCTTAACTATGTTACTTGTAAATTTTAGCTCCTCTTGGATACTAGAAAGTAAATTTATGAAAAATAATTTATTGAGATTTAGAATACCTGTTAGTCAAGAAGTTGCTGAAAATCCTGCTCCTATATATTCACAAGACTTTGATATAGAAGATGTATGGAGATTGGGTAAAGAAGTCAAATCCTTAAATAAAAATATTCCTGATGAAAGAATTATATTCTTTTTAGGAAAAGATGAACCAAAAGAATTATTAAAAACTTATGAAATCAAAAAAGTTTATGATTATCAAAAAGTAACTCATGATATGGAAAGATTATATTTATTAGAAAAAATATATTAA